From one Solanum lycopersicum chromosome 12, SLM_r2.1 genomic stretch:
- the LOC101256949 gene encoding putative late blight resistance protein homolog R1B-16, which yields MAYAALTSAVCSLELFMQCNHPLLNNLKRKEQILSLSKRIIAFQEFLTDSETIKHRHERLKMLEGKIKEKTYQVEDIVDSKLRKYFVAKNANYRRKAFEVLCRRLQVAIEEMEFIKKEVTKIKGDKISTLKFHKQVLPARHISTSSPDVQQKPVGFQEDLEKIIDRLRGGPSELDIICIVGMAGIGKTTLAKRAYNDISVVNRFDVRAWVTVSQEYRERDILFDLFYSVVPPTDEINQESDKQNADQLMTRSSKEIYERRDQETADRVRKSLICKRFLIVVDDMWSTDAWDNLSRLFPDDDNGSRIILTSRLIDLATYVNPDRQPHRLDFLDNDEGWELLRRKIFGKRGCPFELEEIGRSIAEKCQGLPLAIVVVAGHLSKMSKTTDCWNNVAESVDSVVNREPGQCLDILALSYSHLPQHLKACFLYMGAFPEDFEIHVWKLIRLWVAEGFLNATGVTTVEEIAEECLEDLIDRSLVLAVKRSNGKLKTCKLHDIMRDFCLEEAKRQNFLHFLKKQSLDVLSEGITALRRVSFNCSTIFSSYSFHPTDPTVSFSRSLLGFNVSQSPIFSFPQSPIFSFMDFKLLRVLDILDINFQHFPQFPSEIMQLVNLRYLALATSSEFPPTVSQFWSLQTLILHVYSRNSTLPREIWKMPNLRHLHIKPSICLPSQTNEERNGYNSLVLNNLQTLTNITLADCTTDVFSSTPKLKKLGICETVEYTYPVQIPWSDFLYTSENLWPYCSDTISDLWSDCLRNLALLPQLEALKIVGLRAPVQVPKLAFHLDALPENLKKLTLSFTYLPWESMTSLCRLPNLEVLKLKPYAFTGTKWEQVEEGFCSLKLLQIEMFDLEHWSASNDHFPVLEHLVLKCCLHLDSIPHDLGDIPTLQIIELENSSQSAVLSAKEIQEEQQNIGNETLEVQLERNFGRINAVATS from the coding sequence ATGGCTTATGCTGCTTTAACCTCTGCTGTATGCTCGCTCGAGTTGTTCATGCAATGCAATCATCCATTACTGAATAATCTTAAGAGGAAAGAACAAATTTTGTcactaagcaaaagaattattgcTTTTCAAGAGTTTTTGACGGATTCTGAAACGATAAAGCATAGGCATGAAAGGCTGAAAATGTTGGAAGGAAAGatcaaagagaaaacatatcAAGTTGAAGATATTGTTGACTCGAAGctgagaaaatattttgtggCAAAAAATGCAAATTACCGAAGAAAGGCTTTCGAAGTCCTATGTAGGAGGTTGCAGGTAGCAATTGAAGAAATGGAATTCATCAAAAAAGAAGTGACGAAAATTAAGGGTGACAAGATTAGCACTTTGAAGTTTCATAAACAGGTTTTACCGGCTAGGCATATATCGACAAGTAGTCCAGATGTGCAACAAAAACCTGTTGGTTTCCAGGAAGACTTGGAGAAAATAATTGATAGGCTCAGAGGTGGGCCTTCTGAACTAGATATCATTTGTATAGTCGGAATGGCTGGTATTGGTAAAACAACTCTTGCGAAGAGAGCATATAATGATATTTCTGTTGTTAATCGGTTTGATGTTCGTGCTTGGGTAACTGTTTCTCAAGAGTATAGAGAAAGAGACATTTTATTTGATCTCTTTTATTCTGTTGTTCCTCCAACCGATGAAATCAATCAAGAGAGTGACAAACAAAATGCTGATCAACTAATGACTCGTTCTTCGAAAGAAATATATGAAAGAAGAGATCAAGAAACTGCGGATCGAGTGAGAAAAAGTTTAATATGCAAGAGATTTCTTATTGTTGTCGATGACATGTGGAGCACTGATGCTTGGGACAATTTGAGCAGGTTGTTTCCTGATGATGATAATGGAAGTCGTATCATTCTAACGAGTAGGCTCATTGATCTAGCAACTTATGTTAATCCTGATCGGCAACCTCACCGACTGGATTTTCTAGACAATGATGAAGGTTGGGAGCTACTCCGTCGGAAAATTTTTGGGAAAAGAGGATGTCCATTTGAATTGGAAGAGATTGGAAGAAGTATTGCAGAAAAATGCCAAGGACTACCTCTAGCAATTGTTGTGGTTGCAGGGCATCTCTCGAAAATGAGCAAGACTACTGATTGCTGGAACAATGTTGCAGAAAGTGTGGATTCCGTTGTGAATCGTGAGCCAGGGCAGTGTTTAGACATACTTGCTCTAAGTTACAGCCACTTGCCTCAACATCTAAAAGCTTGCTTCTTGTACATGGGAGCATTTCCCGAAGATTTTGAGATTCATGTGTGGAAGCTGATCAGGTTGTGGGTTGCTGAGGGCTTTCTTAATGCAACAGGTGTTACAACCGTGGAAGAGATAGCTGAGGAGTGCTTGGAGGATCTTATTGATAGAAGTTTGGTTTTAGCTGTAAAGCGGTCTAACGGAAAACTCAAAACATGTAAACTCCATGATATCATGCGAGACTTTTGCTTAGAAGAAGCTAAAAGACAAAACTTTCTACATTTCTTGAAGAAGCAATCCCTTGATGTTCTATCAGAGGGCATAACAGCTCTGCGTCGAGTTAGTTTCAATTGTAGCACCATCTTCTCAAGTTACTCATTTCACCCCACTGATCCTACTGTTTCATTTTCTCGTTCCCTCTTGGGATTCAATGTTTCTCAAAGTCCAATATTTTCATTTCCTCAAAGtccaatattttcatttatggACTTCAAATTGCTCAGAGTTCTTGATATTCTTGATATCAATTTCCAACATTTCCCTCAGTTTCCTAGTGAGATAATGCAACTTGTTAATTTGCGTTACCTTGCATTGGCCACTAGTAGTGAATTCCCTCCAACGGTATCACAATTTTGGAGTTTGCAGACTTTAATTCTTCATGTGTATTCAAGAAACTCGACTTTGCCTCGGGAGATTTGGAAGATGCCAAACCTCAGACATCTTCATATTAAACCAAGCATCTGTTTGCCAAGCCAAACCAATGAAGAACGTAACGGATACAATTCATTGGTCTTGAATAACCTACAAACACTTACCAACATTACCCTTGCAGATTGTACAACAGATGTCTTCTCAAGCACTCCTAAGTTGAAGAAATTGGGAATATGTGAAACGGTCGAGTATACTTATCCAGTCCAGATTCCGTGGAGTGATTTTCTTTACACGTCTGAAAATCTGTGGCCTTATTGTAGTGATACAATATCAGACTTGTGGTCAGATTGCCTTAGAAATCTCGCTCTCCTACCTCAACTCGAAGCATTAAAGATTGTTGGGTTGAGAGCACCTGTACAAGTACCGAAATTAGCATTTCATCTCGATGCACTTCCAGAGAATCTCAAGAAGTTAACTTTGAGCTTCACCTACTTGCCATGGGAGAGTATGACCTCTCTTTGTAGATTACCGAATCTTGAGGTACTCAAACTAAAACCTTATGCCTTCACAGGAACAAAGTGGGAACAAGTTGAAGAGGGATTCTGTTCTTTAAAACTGTTGCAGATCGAGATGTTTGATTTAGAGCACTGGAGTGCCTCAAATGATCATTTTCCTGTCCTGGAACATCTAGTTCTTAAGTGTTGTCTTCACTTAGACAGCATCCCTCACGATCTGGGAGATATTCCGACTTTGCAGATAATAGAGCTGGAAAATTCAAGCCAATCTGCAGTGCTTTCAGCGAAAGAGATCCAAGAGGAGCAGCAAAATATTGGTAACGAAACTCTAGAAGTGCAACTGGAGAGAAATTTCGGGAGAATAAATGCTGTTGCAACTTCTTAG